A stretch of the Bordetella genomosp. 8 genome encodes the following:
- a CDS encoding M81 family metallopeptidase, translating into MHASGPRVAVLGFHLESNAFAPVSVEADFRAQCWEAGDRISTLARQVSHLPSELPGFYERMDALGPWQPLPLIVIGAPPGGPASASVWDTFLREVRERLQAVLPVDAVYIANHGASTAEGEDDTEAVLATMVRRMVGPDVPIVATHDLHANVSAATVEALDALIAYRTNPHVDQRERAAEAADLLREMLAGMKTATAYIRLPLTPPSVTLGTAAGPYADLIQQAEACMAPAGQGPIANVSVLGGFVFSDIPKCGLTINVAARGDLAAARRTALALARAAWDDRHRYVPDMIEVDRAVALARASTVPLLFADVADNPGGGGRGNTAWLLEAFHQANLPGTVLGVFVDPDLAAQAHALGEGASFEAVFNRQESEFSRRFQARAKILKLTDGEGTGRRGIMRGRKFALGPSALLQLEGSGLRVIVGSLRRQLAEPRIVEMHGIDIATVKNLIVKSRGHYRAGFDEFFSPDRIHDVDSPGLTTPNLKRVDFRHLPRPVWPIDTDVSWQEPEWAGQVD; encoded by the coding sequence ATGCATGCATCCGGTCCACGCGTCGCCGTACTGGGTTTCCATCTGGAGTCGAACGCCTTCGCGCCGGTGTCGGTGGAGGCCGACTTCCGCGCGCAGTGCTGGGAAGCGGGCGACCGTATCAGCACCCTGGCGCGGCAGGTCAGCCATCTGCCCAGCGAGCTGCCCGGCTTCTACGAACGCATGGACGCGCTGGGCCCCTGGCAGCCCCTGCCGCTGATCGTCATCGGCGCGCCCCCGGGCGGGCCGGCCAGCGCATCGGTCTGGGACACCTTCCTGCGCGAAGTGCGCGAACGCCTGCAAGCGGTATTGCCCGTGGACGCGGTGTACATCGCGAACCACGGCGCATCGACCGCGGAAGGCGAAGACGATACCGAGGCCGTGCTGGCCACCATGGTGCGCCGCATGGTGGGGCCGGACGTGCCCATCGTCGCCACGCATGACCTGCATGCCAACGTGTCGGCCGCCACGGTGGAGGCCCTGGACGCCCTGATCGCCTACCGCACCAATCCGCACGTCGACCAGCGCGAGCGCGCCGCCGAGGCGGCCGACCTGCTGCGCGAAATGCTGGCCGGCATGAAGACCGCGACCGCCTATATTCGCTTGCCGCTCACCCCGCCATCGGTGACGCTGGGCACCGCCGCCGGTCCCTATGCCGATCTGATCCAGCAGGCGGAGGCCTGCATGGCGCCGGCGGGGCAGGGGCCGATCGCCAATGTGTCCGTGCTGGGCGGTTTCGTGTTTTCCGACATCCCCAAATGCGGGCTGACCATCAACGTGGCGGCGCGCGGCGACCTGGCGGCGGCGCGGCGCACGGCCCTGGCCCTGGCGCGCGCGGCGTGGGACGATCGCCACCGCTACGTGCCCGACATGATCGAGGTCGACCGTGCCGTCGCGCTGGCGCGCGCGTCGACCGTGCCGCTGCTGTTCGCCGACGTCGCCGACAATCCCGGCGGCGGCGGGCGCGGCAATACCGCGTGGTTGCTGGAGGCATTCCACCAGGCGAATCTTCCCGGCACGGTATTGGGCGTGTTCGTCGATCCGGACCTGGCCGCGCAGGCGCACGCCTTGGGCGAGGGCGCGTCGTTCGAGGCGGTCTTCAACCGGCAGGAATCGGAGTTCTCCAGGCGTTTCCAGGCGCGCGCCAAGATATTGAAACTGACGGACGGCGAAGGCACGGGGCGGCGAGGCATCATGCGCGGCCGCAAGTTTGCGCTGGGCCCCAGCGCGCTGCTGCAGCTCGAAGGCTCAGGCCTGCGCGTCATCGTGGGTAGCCTGCGCCGCCAGCTGGCCGAGCCGCGCATCGTGGAAATGCACGGCATCGACATCGCCACGGTCAAGAACCTGATCGTCAAGAGCCGCGGGCATTATCGCGCCGGCTTCGACGAGTTCTTTTCCCCGGATCGCATCCACGACGTGGATAGTCCGGGCCTGACCACGCCCAACCTGAAACGGGTGGACTTCCGCCATCTGCCGCGTCCGGTGTGGCCCATCGACACGGACGTGTCATGGCAGGAACCCGAGTGGGCCGGGCAGGTGGACTAG
- a CDS encoding LysR family transcriptional regulator has product MLNTALKYFLEVVNNGSLTVAAQALHVAPSAVSRMIRKLEDEYHTVLFDRHARGMVLTESGQLLAAYARRAHLDAERVRSDVRDLSQVGQRLVKISANQAFGRELLPRLIGEFRKQEPSVHFQLNILQSEEINRRVREGKDDIGVSYSLSAPEGVQIEHVGILPVCAVMPPDHPLAGRPLLSMQEIAGYPVALMGHGSTIRFIVDLCCMHEGIELNVVMTSNNMGALQNLSRNYGPIIFGSRLTVLAGIQRGELVAVPLTNADLHQRHFHIQTMLGRELPSSVTRIVQAIVRDVTAAA; this is encoded by the coding sequence ATGCTCAACACCGCGCTCAAGTATTTCCTGGAAGTCGTCAACAACGGTTCACTCACCGTCGCCGCGCAGGCGCTGCACGTGGCGCCGTCGGCGGTCAGCCGCATGATCCGCAAGCTGGAAGACGAATACCACACCGTGCTGTTCGACCGCCACGCACGCGGCATGGTGCTGACGGAATCGGGCCAGTTGCTGGCCGCCTATGCGCGGCGCGCCCACCTGGATGCGGAGCGCGTACGTTCCGACGTACGCGACCTGAGCCAGGTCGGCCAGCGCCTGGTCAAGATTTCCGCCAACCAGGCCTTCGGCCGTGAGCTGCTGCCGCGCCTGATCGGCGAATTCCGCAAGCAGGAGCCCAGCGTGCATTTCCAGCTGAACATCCTGCAATCGGAAGAAATCAATCGCCGCGTGCGCGAAGGCAAGGACGATATCGGCGTCAGCTACAGCCTGTCCGCGCCGGAAGGCGTGCAGATCGAGCACGTCGGCATCCTGCCGGTCTGCGCCGTCATGCCGCCCGATCATCCGCTGGCGGGACGCCCGCTGCTGTCGATGCAGGAGATCGCCGGCTACCCCGTCGCGCTGATGGGCCACGGCAGCACCATCCGCTTCATCGTCGACCTGTGCTGCATGCACGAAGGCATCGAGCTGAACGTGGTGATGACCAGCAACAACATGGGCGCGCTGCAGAACCTGAGCCGCAACTACGGTCCCATCATCTTCGGCAGCCGCCTGACGGTGCTCGCGGGCATCCAGCGCGGCGAGCTGGTGGCCGTGCCGCTGACCAATGCCGACCTGCACCAGCGGCACTTCCACATCCAGACCATGCTGGGCCGCGAGCTGCCGTCCAGCGTGACGCGCATCGTGCAAGCCATCGTGCGCGACGTGACGGCGGCTGCCTGA